Within the Flavobacterium sp. 9R genome, the region GTAACAACTCCAGATACTGTTATTTCTTGAGCTACTGCTATTTGCACAAACAATGCAAAAAGCAAACTCAAAAAATGCTTAAAATTGATTCTCATGTTAAAATTATTTAAGATTAGTTGAGCCAAATATCACAATATAATGTTAAGGAAAAAAATTAAATTTGATTAAATGTCTTTATTTCGGCGTTTTTTGTGAATAATTGACTTTTAAACTTAAAATTATCGTTAATTTATGTTTTTAGTCTTTGTTTTTTGATAAATTTTCATTTTTAATCTTGAGATTCGTCTTGTTAAAAATGCTATTTGACTATTTAGGACTTGTTTTAAGTTAAAATTTTTCTTTTAAAAGATGTTTTTAAGTTAATATTCAACTTTAAACTCTGGTCTAGTCGAAAATTTTAAGATATTTTTTTTAGGTTTCAAATAAATAATTTGCAACTTTTGTGATATCCCTAAAAAAGAGCACAATTTTTTTTCAATTAAGAAAAAGAGTAAAAAACAATATTTTGTCTTTTACTCTTTTTTATTCATTACTGTTTTTCTATGATCAGGAGAAAGATTTCTATTAATAATAGTAAGATGTATTAGTACCCTAAATAATCAAATGCTTTTTCGGAGAATTTTAAGTTGATGTCTCGACACTCTTCCAAAATGCCTGAATAATTTTGTGCTTTTTTACAATCGGATTTGAAAGTGTCTATGGATGAAAAAAAAGGTTGGTATTTAAAAGTATAAAATTTTGAGGAGTTAGGGAAGACCACCACTTTTTTATTCATTAATAAACTCCAGTACATAGCATGATAACTATCGGTTACTATGGTATCTGTTTGTGCAATAAATGAAATAATATCTTCTAAGCTTGTAGTATTTGAAGTCGAAGGATAATCCTTGAATTTTGCTAAAACTTTGGGATTGTTAAGTGTTTTTTTGTGAAATATTAATCCAATTTCGTTAATTACCTCTGATTTTGTGTCTAGTATAGGATGTAAGCAACTCGCACAAGGAATCCATTCTTCTTTCATGTCATAATCACGTACGCCTACTAAACCAAATTTTTTGGTGTCAATATTATATTCTGTCACTTTACCAAAGGCTTTTGGATTCTTTTCATTATGTCCCAAACCCCATAAGACCATTTTCTTATTTTTATGACTTAATTTCTCAAATAAATGCATTTGTTTATCAAAGCTTCCTCTATTAAGTAAACCTCCTCCGCCTATAATCAAGGAAT harbors:
- a CDS encoding polysaccharide pyruvyl transferase family protein → MAISSIFSSLQKTISSKIVLDTIARNSQENNGIVNIHRIDEKNIGDYYCAPHHYFDQLQQSLDIFDYKSLNPTIKQNFIDTISQNSLIIGGGGLLNRGSFDKQMHLFEKLSHKNKKMVLWGLGHNEKNPKAFGKVTEYNIDTKKFGLVGVRDYDMKEEWIPCASCLHPILDTKSEVINEIGLIFHKKTLNNPKVLAKFKDYPSTSNTTSLEDIISFIAQTDTIVTDSYHAMYWSLLMNKKVVVFPNSSKFYTFKYQPFFSSIDTFKSDCKKAQNYSGILEECRDINLKFSEKAFDYLGY